One window of uncultured Methanoregula sp. genomic DNA carries:
- a CDS encoding 4Fe-4S binding protein, whose protein sequence is MKLLVNFSRGKGRRPIIAQVVRDTGVLINVERAVIDSSEGEALIDVPDDQCKLVRDSMTNLGAHVRILEHGINHNESECVDCGACISVCPREVFSFDPEWKLIVDEERCILCGKCTEACPHRALTLPL, encoded by the coding sequence ATGAAACTGCTCGTGAACTTCTCAAGGGGAAAAGGCAGGAGGCCAATCATAGCCCAGGTTGTCCGCGATACCGGGGTTCTCATCAATGTCGAGCGTGCAGTGATTGATTCATCTGAAGGAGAGGCGCTTATCGATGTCCCGGACGACCAGTGCAAGCTTGTACGGGATTCCATGACGAATCTCGGCGCACATGTACGTATTCTCGAACACGGTATCAACCACAACGAGAGTGAATGTGTTGACTGCGGGGCCTGCATCAGCGTCTGTCCACGGGAAGTCTTCTCGTTCGATCCTGAGTGGAAACTCATTGTCGATGAAGAACGGTGTATCCTCTGCGGCAAGTGTACCGAGGCCTGCCCTCACCGGGCGCTCACGCTGCCGTTATGA
- a CDS encoding homocysteine biosynthesis protein, whose amino-acid sequence MHKSIEQINERIRDGSARVVTAEEMPAIVAELGENGALKEVDVVTTGTFGAMCSSGAFLNFGHAEPPIRMERIWLNNVEAYGGLAAVDTYIGATQQSDTLEEEYGGAHVIEDLVAGKTVELRASSRGTDCYPRRTISTDLELKNLNQAIMCNPRNAYQRYNAATNTTDRTLHTYMGMLLPSTGNITYSGAGTLNPISNDPKLRLIGSGVPIFLCGAPGMVVGEGTQHSPAGGFGTLMVTGDLKQMSQDYLRAATMTGYGVTLYVGLGVPLPVLDLDVVRATAVRDEDISVDILDYGVPSRSRPVMRKATYAELRSGSVEINGEEIKTSSLSSYRKARQVAAELKLWVEKGTMQLSLPTRKIDPVKQARPMHQTAKGPRVLDIMDKSVITIGETEEIRTAAKKLLRGETNHLPVVNGEGVLVGIITTFDVSKAVANPGKAHLVKDVMKTKVITTTPDEAVDIAVQKLEQNNISALPVVDAHNRVIAILTAMNLGKLFGGRWLK is encoded by the coding sequence ATGCACAAGTCCATCGAACAGATCAATGAGCGCATCCGGGACGGGAGCGCCCGGGTGGTCACGGCCGAGGAGATGCCGGCGATCGTTGCCGAACTCGGGGAGAACGGGGCACTCAAAGAAGTGGATGTTGTCACTACCGGCACGTTTGGCGCCATGTGCTCATCGGGTGCGTTCCTGAACTTCGGCCACGCCGAACCTCCGATCCGCATGGAACGGATCTGGCTCAATAATGTCGAGGCCTATGGTGGACTTGCAGCGGTCGACACCTATATTGGGGCCACCCAGCAGTCCGATACCCTTGAAGAGGAGTATGGCGGGGCGCACGTGATAGAGGATCTTGTTGCAGGAAAAACCGTGGAACTGCGGGCGAGTTCCCGGGGGACTGACTGCTATCCGCGCCGGACGATCTCGACGGATCTTGAACTCAAGAACCTCAACCAGGCGATCATGTGCAATCCAAGGAACGCGTACCAGCGCTACAATGCCGCAACCAATACAACGGACCGGACCCTCCACACGTACATGGGCATGCTCCTCCCGAGCACCGGGAACATAACGTATTCCGGCGCGGGGACGCTCAACCCGATCTCCAATGACCCGAAACTCCGGCTGATTGGGAGCGGGGTTCCGATCTTCCTCTGCGGGGCTCCGGGCATGGTGGTCGGGGAAGGCACCCAGCATTCTCCGGCCGGGGGTTTTGGCACGCTGATGGTAACAGGAGATCTCAAGCAGATGTCCCAGGATTACCTCCGGGCCGCTACCATGACCGGTTACGGGGTCACCCTGTACGTTGGTCTCGGTGTTCCCCTGCCGGTGCTCGATCTCGATGTTGTCCGGGCAACGGCAGTCCGTGATGAGGATATCAGTGTCGATATCCTCGATTACGGTGTGCCAAGCCGGTCCCGCCCGGTCATGCGGAAAGCAACCTATGCCGAGCTGCGTTCGGGATCAGTGGAAATTAACGGAGAGGAGATCAAGACATCCTCGCTCTCCAGTTATCGCAAGGCACGGCAGGTTGCCGCCGAGCTCAAACTGTGGGTTGAAAAAGGAACAATGCAGCTGTCGCTGCCCACCCGTAAAATCGACCCGGTGAAACAGGCCCGACCCATGCACCAGACTGCCAAAGGCCCACGGGTTCTCGACATCATGGACAAGAGCGTAATCACCATCGGCGAGACCGAGGAGATCAGGACCGCTGCAAAGAAACTTCTCCGGGGCGAGACAAACCACCTGCCGGTTGTCAACGGTGAAGGGGTGCTGGTCGGGATCATCACGACATTCGATGTTTCAAAGGCCGTGGCAAATCCCGGGAAGGCACATCTTGTAAAAGATGTCATGAAGACAAAGGTGATCACAACAACACCGGACGAAGCCGTGGATATCGCAGTCCAGAAACTGGAGCAGAACAATATCAGTGCCCTGCCGGTGGTGGATGCACATAACCGGGTCATTGCGATTCTTACGGCCATGAATTTGGGCAAGCTCTTTGGCGGGAGGTGGCTGAAATGA
- a CDS encoding Nif3-like dinuclear metal center hexameric protein — protein MDVISFIVEMERLAPPELAEDFDAGRIGLIVEGRRTIKTICCALDATPAVVKKAIAAHADMLVVHHTPLWTPLTSLTGATSSLMRDVLSSNLNLYVMHTNFDRASCGVNDCLSEILSLTNTEPMTLGVTGDCALSVEEIARRIGGPVRVWGKIRKPRRLAVVGGSGFDLSFMTEAKSRGADAFLSAELKHSVYRSAPLPCIEATHYALEAPAMERLAKNSGWKFIADPPVISVIP, from the coding sequence ATGGATGTGATTAGCTTTATTGTGGAGATGGAGCGGCTTGCCCCCCCGGAGCTTGCCGAGGATTTTGATGCGGGAAGGATCGGGCTTATCGTGGAAGGCAGGCGCACCATCAAAACGATCTGCTGCGCCCTTGATGCAACTCCTGCCGTGGTAAAAAAAGCGATAGCAGCCCATGCTGATATGCTGGTCGTCCACCACACCCCGCTCTGGACCCCCCTGACATCGCTCACCGGTGCAACATCATCCCTGATGCGGGACGTGCTCTCCAGCAACCTGAACCTTTATGTTATGCACACGAATTTCGACCGGGCTTCCTGCGGGGTGAATGACTGCCTTTCCGAGATCTTATCTCTCACCAATACCGAGCCCATGACCCTGGGAGTTACCGGTGACTGTGCGCTTTCCGTTGAAGAGATCGCCCGCCGGATTGGCGGACCGGTACGGGTCTGGGGAAAGATCAGAAAACCCCGGCGGCTCGCGGTGGTTGGCGGGAGCGGTTTTGATCTCTCCTTCATGACAGAAGCAAAATCTCGTGGCGCCGATGCCTTCCTTTCCGCGGAGCTGAAACATTCCGTGTACCGCTCAGCTCCCCTGCCCTGCATAGAAGCCACGCATTATGCGCTGGAAGCGCCTGCCATGGAGCGCCTCGCAAAAAACAGCGGCTGGAAATTTATTGCTGATCCGCCGGTCATCTCTGTTATCCCATGA